The Artemia franciscana chromosome 18, ASM3288406v1, whole genome shotgun sequence genome includes a window with the following:
- the LOC136038379 gene encoding craniofacial development protein 2-like, whose translation MSQLSKTEQVLREMKQYNIDILALSEIRWKDVGQETLDHGYVLLYSGEDNHHQAGVGLMMSPAAYRTMLKWTPINERILFARFATTHTKLSVIVCYAPTNEADDDVKDSFYETLQAVTKDIPKHDVLCVVGDLNAKVGADRKYCPEVLGPHGLGHINEDGALLVDFALSNDLVVGGTLFEHKNVHKYTWTSPDGSTRNQIDHLLIARRWRTSLLDVRGYRGADAQSDHMLMIAHLQIKLRAQKKTQQDLKKLYDTDKLQDQKIRRDFCISVWNKFDALPVEANDSESVEEKWEKIKSAYTTIAAEKLGFRKKPKERWISDTTWKLIDEQKALKQAMLIDTTRCSELATKQLYKEKDKEVKKSARRTRDSSLKRKQL comes from the coding sequence ATGAGTCAGTTATCAAAAACTGAGCAAGTTCTCAGAGAGATGAAGCAATATAATATTGACATACTAGCCCTAAGTGAAATACGTTGGAAAGATGTAGGCCAAGAAACACTAGATCATGGATATGTACTGTTATATAGCGGAGAGGACAACCATCATCAGGCAGGTGTAGGACTTATGATGTCCCCTGCAGCATACCGAACAATGCTGAAATGGACTCCAATAAACGAAAGGATCTTGTTTGCACGATTTGCTACAACACACACTAAGCTTTCTGTCATTGTATGCTACGCTCCTACCAATGAGGCGGATGATGATGTCAAAGATAGCTTCTATGAAACCTTGCAAGCTGTCACCAAAGACATCCCCAAACATGATGTTCTATGTGTTGTTGGTGATCTGAATGCCAAAGTAGGAGCCGATCGCAAGTACTGTCCGGAAGTCCTAGGACCGCATGGACTTGGCCATATTAATGAAGATGGTGCATTACTAGTAGACTTCGCGCTAAGTAATGACCTTGTCGTTGGTGGGACACTCTTTGAGCATAAAAATGTGCACAAGTACACATGGACATCTCCAGACGGTTCAACGCGAAACCAGATCGACCATTTACTGATCGCCAGAAGGTGGCGTACAAGCCTGTTAGACGTGCGTGGGTATAGAGGAGCAGACGCCCAGTCGGATCACATGCTCATGATCGCCCACTTACAGATCAAACTACGTGCCCAAAAAAAGACACAGCAAGATCTGAAGAAACTGTACGACACGGACAAGCTACAGGATCAAAAAATCCGCAGAGATTTCTGTATCTCTGTATGGAACAAATTTGATGCCTTGCCTGTTGAGGCAAATGACTCAGAAAGTGTCGAAGAGAAatgggagaaaataaaaagtgcataCACGACGATTGCCGCAGAAAAGCTAGGTTTCCgaaagaaaccaaaggaaaggtgGATCTCTGACACAACATGGAAACTGATTGACGAACAAAAGGCACTTAAGCAAGCCATGCTCATAGATACTACAAGGTGTTCAGAGCTGGCAACAAAAcaattatacaaagaaaaagataaagaggtaaaaaagagtgcaagaaGGACAAGAGACAGTTCCTTGAAAAGAAAGCAGCTTTAG